The genomic interval AAAATCTGCCGTGGATGttgctgcatagcctacttgacGATTGTGCGGAAGCGAGGGACGTAGGCTACAGACCAGCAACCTGTGCGTAAAACAAGCCGAGACATCTTATTAGGGGACCGTGACAGGTATGTCAAGAATTCCGTTCTTGGTGTGTTGCTGAAGACAATCAACTCGGAATTTCGAAGCTCTATATTTCACAGTTTTATGCTGTCAGGACGCCGACGCCCAAGCCTGTGCTTGCAGATACTGGCCAGGTCTCCCCCGCAGATGCCCCATTAATCATTAATGATCAGTAGGCTAAACTATGTAGTTATTTATGACATGAACTTACTGAAGAACAACTCAAGGTGCTCTGCACCTAGTGAACTGAGGTAGGCATTTAGTCTAGCAAGACTGTCAACTTGGTTTTATTTGGAAATGCAGTATAGCCTATGTTtaggtttttttgtattatttgatGTATGTTTTCCACCTTCCAGTTATAAGTTATGAAGATTCATGGGAAGATTTTGAACCACTACCTCTCCTGCAGTGCCTCCGTGGACAAAGAAGGATACCTGTACAAGAAGGTGAGCAATGCAGTTTTGAAATAGGCCAAATGGCTCCGCTGCATTGATGGCACTGATATGCAAATTTATACTGAATCCACCACCAtgcttttcttcctctcccaTGAGCTTGTCCTCCTCAGCTCTTTTTTTGCGCAGGCTCTAAAGTCTAACTTGGGCTAGACAGTACAGTAATTGGTGATTATTGCAGGGCATTTTCCTAGTGGGCTGACAGTCCCCTGTCCCCGATACTGTTGTTGATGCTGCTTATagggactggcccacaatttagaggggtgtCCATTTTCAACATAGACAATGAActcagtcaaggacataatacaAAAATGGCTTTACTGTTTGAGGGGCTTTAATGTTTCAGGCAGCGTTTGAAGCTTCTGAACTTTGTAAGCAATCAAATACGCTCCACCAAACACTGCCACGAGGatacagtgtgctgtgtgtgcaaacACTCTCTGTTTGTTCCTATAAAGGAGATGGCCTGGGGGTAACTCCGAAAAGCTGGTTCAGTCAACTTACAGTACTTCAGTATGTGAACCATTAgcaagtggtaaatcatctaatggtatagccccagtggcggaacaattgcacactgggccccagggcaaaacattgcCTGCCAAGGTCAAGATaggccccccaccaccaaaacGGGAGGGCCCAGGGtcccagggcaaatgccctgcttgcccccttaTAGCTGCGCCCCTGTATAGCCCTATGGCTGAGTACTGAGTATGTGAATAAAGCCAGAAGGCTCTTGTGTTCGGGTCATTactactgtctctctccctgcactATCTTATCTGGCTGAGTCAACACATGCATTGCTCTCTCCAGCACTGTTTGCCAACAGGGTTTAATTTAGGTACGCCTACGTGCTGCCTACCCTCAGCATGTGTCATTGACTATTATAAACACATTATTCACTAATTCAGACATTTTTTGtcagtaacaacaacaataataattttaaaaagcagTACTTATAACAACAACAATACCAGCAACAATAACACAGTAGTAAGTAAcgataataataatggtaatgataataataatacgtgTCTTGAGTAATTCAGGGAGAGGTGAACATGTACTATCCTATCAAAAGGGCTGTATCATTATGCAGGGCAATCTGCCGGATGTGGGAAGAATAGTTACGTGGTAAACATGGGCAAGCTAACCAACAGGAGGGTATTCTAAGAAGGTAGTTCAGTAGCAAAATCAGCTAAGTAAAGCTAGGGTGacccatacagtatgtcacagaagtgagtacaccctccatgtcatgggacaacattaaagacattTCTCTTTGTGACAATGAACAGTAGCCAGTGTACAACTTATATAGCTGCTTCAATTTATTGTTCTTTCAAAAGAATCTGAAATACAGCcatgtctcaaaatgtaccttACAAAATGAGTATACTCTCTGTTAAaatccatggctggattggccatatatgatatacagggcatttgcctggatGACTATTCTTGATTTTTGGCCTGGCCTCCACcctaatggtatcagtcctcatgctgcgaCAGATGTTAATGATATTGTTAGATTTACTGTACCGCTTGCGCTGAGCTAACATAGCCTACCCAGATACGACACTAAACCTGCTTTTTGGAATACATAGTACATTGTCTGCTGCAGggatcatttagttaagaaaacgaGAACTTTGATCATCTGATTTAGCACTACCTCCAGAttaccttaacctggtttactactgaaccagcttcttggaatacagtatacagagaaataaacactATGGTGTGCAATGTATTTTCGTTACACAGGGAGAAGTGAACACATCGTATCAGAAGCGCTGGTGCATTCTGAAGGGGAACTTGCTGTTCTATAAGGAGCGTGCGAGCGAGTCGAGCGAGGTGGTGGGGGTGATCGTTCTGGAGGGCTGCTCCGTGCAGCTTTGCGAGTCCGAGGAGAAGTTTGCCTTCTCGCTGGTCTTCGCCGAGCCGGGGCTACGCACATACAAGTTTGCGGCCGAGGACCAGACGAGTCAAGAGAGCTGGATCAAGGCACTGCTGTCAGCCAACTATGGCTACCTGGCTCTACTGGTGAAAGACCTGCAGAAGCAATATCTGGGTGAGTACAGAGCTCCTCACAGTGCgaccaaacatcttctagtagagtaagacacTTCAAGCCTCTGCATTTCCTGGATCTATGTAatgtcaggtgaacgcctctTCAGGAGACCTTCGgtcaggagacctttggagacttaaaggggtatgccactattttggggcttaatacagttaaaatcattggctggggtttataaaggtggttaagtgtcttatttttcatgttaagcgttgtcttgctttaagacaagttaaaagagggaatatgtcgctaagctagtgaaagtcaatggatccgtgtagcattgtagcattgtagcttagagcaagacaacggcttacatgaaaaataagacactttaccacctttataaaccctggccaacgattttaactgtattaagccccaaaatagtggcatacccctttaaggttgaGAATTAATGGAGTTCACTTCACTCTTTAtatggcggtagcacacgtcttatgcaagccatcaccaaatgacacagaaagagaaggaggaggaggggacaatactcccttaggagaccaaacttaagcacactcctttgcattgggtgggcagcagggcttaacactaacacacgccaggtagccaaatgcgggtgaaagtcggcgttggctagtagataccgaaggttcactagccattctggcgggtccgttactattctgaatgatgaggcaccgcattttgtagttttttttcttcggaccgtctttgctacaaaagcaatacaatgcgatttcgcgagcctacaatacccatgaagcacctgtgtcacgtgtcacctgtgtctcacgcaagctaggaatctgatagagccagtcttgcgaagaggagtgacagcgagctaccgggacatcagcgtgcgtttggaaatgtcactggaaaccttcacgtgaaaataaagtagcgaagttcatctcaactgacctgttttgcgatctgtcattagtacaataggctacttagtagtagtagtggacattaaaatgaccaaagcgagaggaaaacacgtcagtctgtcttactcttgtgaaagtctcaagactgattagcgcagtgataagacaaggacatatgcgacattaataatgtttggtttaaattattttctgatttgcctgtaggcctatgtcttcataccttaatattcctccatgtttcttgtgctgttgttcccgactgtcaaaccgttcttaaaaaacgtgcagtagtagccttccagactgcacaaaagcatcccattgcatgtcccttcgcaggtgccggTCTTGCCTTGCGcccatttgtattttaaacaactcactattaaacggaatgaaaggaagtcgtagccccttctgtagttaccgcatctgtgtgtgctttctagtggatacttttataagcaaatattccagaagaggtgttattccacatccatgaccgaggacaggcgaacttggcaatgactttacgctatctactttgcgcatcaatttggacggcgacctccacagataggcctatatgatatgaagaagtccctccagattaaagacgaaaatattttgctctcgtgtagcttacatttgtgcccttccacaacactgtgcttggtgtttctgcatggtaaatataggctatgccattcctcagatcagtaaatctgttctttgcatagcatgcatgcatggaccatttaataggcctaacaattctaattattaggccctatagcagattatattatactgtattatattacattatattatattaggaccatattatattaggcctatattatattatattatattatattatattatattatattatattatattatattatattatcctacattacattattagggcctacagcctattatataattcattaaagctgctatgatggtgaagaaaattatggctagtgaaaaggcccaatggctagtgagtcaggaaaccactagccaaaatggctggtaagcgaaaaagttagtgtcaagcactggtgggcagagtttgaatgatcttactctactagaagaaGTTTGGTGCGACCACCTTAAATGTAACAGCCTCCCTGAACATTTGTCTCTTTATCCATTTAATCACTGAGAATCAAGTTGCTAAAAACCTTGGCGTCTCCTTCGATGTGAATTTAACTTTTCAGCCCAGTAACAGCCTTTCATCATCTGTCTAGCATTGCAAAAATCAGATCTATGTTGTCTCTGTGTTATGCTGAAACATTAATTCATGCATTTGTTACATCTAGACTGGACTACTGCAGTGTGTTATTTTCTGGCCTTCCATCTAGCACTACAAGTAGGCTTCCGCTAGTGCAAAATGCTGCAGCTAGGGTTTTTACAAGGACCAAGAACATATAAATTTGAACATATTTCACCAATCACTAAGCCAGGAGCAATCAGTTCAGTTTCCTTCATTTGAACAATGCTTGCAATTTGATTTGTTTGTCAGTTGCAATATTACTGCAAAAATCTAGATTGATTCAAAGTCGACACAAAAACATCTGACATATTTAGCTTTGGCTTAATTCTCCCAAAAGTTTGCGAGTTAAGCGTATtatacacctctccttgagttaaatgattgagttttacctttctcctgtactttcaaacgttctccaagtatggcagtgcaaattttacctccatgctaggaattaacattgaatcctatgacaccagctggcggctaactggtctcataggattcaatgttattctagcttggaggtaaaatttgcactgccatactcagagaacaacTGGAAATACAGGAAAAAtataaaactcaatcatttaactcaaggggatgtgtaatatgagcttatttccaaaaaatgccACAGTATCACTGGCatgaatacacacagagacacaccaagCCATACAATGTGTCAAAAGATTTCTGATGAGCAGCTAGCTGCAGTAGCGCTCATCAGAAGTGTGAAAACTCCAGTTCAGAAGTAAAAACCCtgtcagtttccttccaacacgggTAACTTCATTTGAGTACTCAATAAAAGCAGCTGATGGAGAGCCGGTCGGCTCAAATTTGTGGCCGTGGAGTTTTTACTTCCTGAACCCGGGACCTTTATACCCTGTGTCTTTCCCCTCCGCCACCAGAGGCAGTCAAAGCAGCAGGTGAAGACCCAGCGGACCCCCAGCGAGCAGGGGTAGACGGCATGGCCCATGCCCACCCACGAAGCCTCATCGCTGGGTCCGTCTTCTACACCGGCGCCCCCACCTCCTTAGCTCCAGCTCCCGGATCAGCCACGGGAGCGAGGGACCCTTCGGCGGC from Engraulis encrasicolus isolate BLACKSEA-1 chromosome 17, IST_EnEncr_1.0, whole genome shotgun sequence carries:
- the LOC134468006 gene encoding sesquipedalian-1-like, yielding MKIHGKILNHYLSCSASVDKEGYLYKKGEVNTSYQKRWCILKGNLLFYKERASESSEVVGVIVLEGCSVQLCESEEKFAFSLVFAEPGLRTYKFAAEDQTSQESWIKALLSANYGYLALLVKDLQKQYLEAVKAAGEDPADPQRAGVDGMAHAHPRSLIAGSVFYTGAPTSLAPAPGSATGARDPSAAQRSSQLLQPNVPSKGAGKRSPKLWPKRNALVAPVNGPAPPQGEWSMVTTDDFLQMHEEYGREVKELKADWLRSKQRVTSSAADLIDLG